In Burkholderia pseudomultivorans, the DNA window TGCACAGCGCGCGGCAACGCGCGGAGACCGAGGCGACCGCCAGCAGCACGGGCACGATCGACACGGTCAGATAGGCGCCGGGCGCGAGCCGCGCCATCAGCTCGCTGGCCGCCTTCGCGTCGCCGAGCAGCGACGCGGATACCGCGTCGCGCCACACCGCGCGCTCGAACACGAGCGCATCGCGATACGCATCGAGCGCCGCGCGATCGGCGATGCGCCCCGCCGTCAACAGCGGCGTCGCGAACGACGCATCCGCCGCGCGTGCGTCGTCGACAATGCACTGCGCGCCGAGCCACGCCGCCTCCGCGCGCCGCCCGGCAAGCACCTGCGGCTGCAGCCGGTCCGGCAGCATCGGATCGAGCGGCACCGCGCCGCAGATCGACGGCTTGTCCGCATGCACGCTGCAACGGCCGTCGCCGGCGAGCGCCGGACACCGGCCGAGCGACGGATAGTCGTAGCCCTGCAGCGTCAGCGCGAGCCAATCGCCGCGCGCGCCGCCGACAGGATGGAACAGCGTATCCGCGAGCGCATCGCAGGCTGCGACGTCGTCCGCATCGAGCACGCACTCGCGGCCGCCCGCCAGCCAGCGCTCGCCGATTCGCCGCTTCGGCACGCGATGAATCGTCAGCGCGCCGACGAAGCGTTGCCGATGCCGGAACAGCTCGCGCAGCGACAGCGTCGGCGCGCTGTTGCAGCAGCGGCCGCACGCGTTGCAGGCCAGCGCATACGTGTCTACCACGGCCGCCGCACCGAGTCCTGGTAGCGCGTCAGGATGAAGCGCGCGACCTCGTCGGAGTGATACGCGGCGACGAGCTGGACAACCCACGGCTTCGCGCGGTCGGCGGCGCGCACCGTCAGCACGTTCGCGTACGGCGAGCGCGCATCCTCGATGCCGATGCTGTCGCGTGCGGGCTGCAGGCCGGCGCGCGTTGCGTCGTCGTTGTCGATCGCGACGAACGCGGCCGTATCGAGCGCCGCGTAGAGGCGGTCGCCGCGCAGTGCGACGAGCTTCAGCCCGAGCCGGTTGCCCGTCACGTCGCGCAGCGTCGGATGCAGGCCGGCCCGTTCGCGCAGCGTCAGCAGCGTGTCGTTCTGCAGCAGGATCAGCGCACGCGCCATCCCGCGCGGGTCGGCCGGGATCGCGACGGTCGCGCCCGGCTGCAACGCGTTCAGGCTCGTCAGCTTGCGCGAATACAGCGCCATCGGCAGCGTGACGGTCGGCGCGACGTCGGTCAGCGCATAGCCTTTCGCGCTGCGCGTCGCCGCGAGCTGCTGCGCGTCCTCGAAGCTCGCCGCATCGATGCGG includes these proteins:
- a CDS encoding YkgJ family cysteine cluster protein translates to MVDTYALACNACGRCCNSAPTLSLRELFRHRQRFVGALTIHRVPKRRIGERWLAGGRECVLDADDVAACDALADTLFHPVGGARGDWLALTLQGYDYPSLGRCPALAGDGRCSVHADKPSICGAVPLDPMLPDRLQPQVLAGRRAEAAWLGAQCIVDDARAADASFATPLLTAGRIADRAALDAYRDALVFERAVWRDAVSASLLGDAKAASELMARLAPGAYLTVSIVPVLLAVASVSARCRALCIDFIGAQLALIDSRVEAALARRRLDDRPATRELRTFAQAFERARQALVAMPAPAAGANGDAARIEGWLDGAPVAA
- a CDS encoding MetQ/NlpA family lipoprotein, whose product is MRIVNGIALLLWIVAGFAGLAGLAAGVARAAEAGAPPVRVGVTHGVHAQIMDEVRRVAASRGLGIDVVEFADASRIDAALADGRIDAASFEDAQQLAATRSAKGYALTDVAPTVTLPMALYSRKLTSLNALQPGATVAIPADPRGMARALILLQNDTLLTLRERAGLHPTLRDVTGNRLGLKLVALRGDRLYAALDTAAFVAIDNDDATRAGLQPARDSIGIEDARSPYANVLTVRAADRAKPWVVQLVAAYHSDEVARFILTRYQDSVRRPW